In Miscanthus floridulus cultivar M001 chromosome 5, ASM1932011v1, whole genome shotgun sequence, one genomic interval encodes:
- the LOC136553284 gene encoding uncharacterized protein isoform X3, translating into MDVSPLLALLLVALLSLLLFLSTGTGRKTLGGDGRRRLPPSPRGFPILGHLPLLGPLPHRKLWAMAQAHGPVMLLRFGRVPTVVASSEAAAQEVMKTHDLAFASRPRMRMAERLVYGRDVAFVPYGEHWRQGRRVCVLHLLSQRRVTSFRHAREQEVASMLARVRRDGGGAVNLTTQIISYTNGIISRAAFGDKGGSYYDGPDGGEKLTKLFADFEGLLGTVTMGDFVPWLAWVDALMGLDAKATRTSAEMDAFLERVISDHRQRRRGGHRDGDDHLDFVDVLLDVNDDEADASGAKFDDVAIKAIILELGWNFVDPIPLDVLPAMAETGDRLAGTSAISKSQTFTALPGVSFRFVDVYEEYVPRLVSRSPRSVPKRGRIDRSSSGLPVSKKPRKPSTPSAGALVSLAEEEEDDEVPLIMRRNRRSGMSSSEAPAPTSSEAPVSSSLVASVLSCTAPPVRSSSMALAPASSAAPLSAVPLPSPGGRDVFAVVVPPARLSLGFAKKKVVGTCLPPPRTRPTRRWYGPWPSSSTTHTRCARSRTRSARPSPSPAATASPRTTLRSCATSGASSRRRSGCGRRCRSCCPMRRPWTRSCSATTSQRAPASSSTPGPSRGTPRLGSARTSSCRSGSPATTSRRTTCSGRTSGSCRSALEEEGVQGWGSLCRSWSWRCRACCITLTGSCRLEDRRSWRWTS; encoded by the exons CGTGTCACCGCTCCTTGCACTGCTGCTCGTTGCCCTCCTCTCcctgctcctcttcctctccacCGGGACCGGGAGGAAGACGCTGGGCGGTGATGGCCGGCGGCGGCTGCCGCCGTCGCCTCGGGGCTTTCCTATCCTGGGACACCTGCCTCTTCTCGGCCCCCTGCCGCACCGGAAGCTGTGGGCAATGGCGCAGGCGCACGGCCCGGTGATGCTCCTCCGCTTCGGCCGCGTGCCCACGGTGGTGGCCTCGTCGGAGGCCGCGGCGCAGGAGGTGATGAAGACCCACGACCTGGCGTTCGCGAGCCGCCCCAGGATGCGCATGGCCGAGCGCCTCGTCTACGGCCGCGACGTGGCCTTCGTCCCCTACGGCGAGCACTGGCGCCAGGGCCGCCGCGTCTGCGTGCTCCACCTCCTCAGCCAGCGCCGCGTCACCTCCTTCCGCCACGCCCGGGAGCAGGAGGTCGCCTCGATGCTCGCCCGCGTCcgccgcgacggcggcggcgccgtgaACCTCACCACCCAAATCATCTCCTACACCAACGGCATCATCTCCCGCGCCGCGTTCGGCGACAAAGGAGGGAGCTACTACGACGGCCCCGACGGCGGCGAGAAGCTCACGAAGCTGTTCGCCGACTTCGAGGGGCTCCTGGGGACCGTCACCATGGGGGACTTCGTGCCGTGGCTGGCGTGGGTCGACGCGCTCATGGGGCTGGACGCCAAGGCCACGCGCACGTCCGCGGAGATGGACGCCTTCCTCGAGCGGGTCATCTCGGACCACCGACAGAGGCGCCGTGGCGGCCACCGTGACGGCGACGATCACCTGGACTTCGTCGACGTGCTGTTGGACGTGAACGACGACGAGGCGGACGCCAGTGGAGCCAAATTTGACGACGTGGCCATCAAGGCCATTATCCTG gagcttgggtggaactttgtcgatccgatcccccttgatgttctccctgccatggcggagactggggatcgtctagctggtacttctgcaattagtaagtctcaaacatttacagcccttcctggggtttctttcagatttgttgatgtatatgaagaatatgttcctcgtctagtctcTCGtagtcctcgcagtgtcccgaagagggggcgaatagacaggtcttcatctggcttgcctgtctccaagaagcctcgcaaaccaagtactccctcag caggtgctctggtttcattggctgaggaagaagaggatgatgaagtccccctcatcatgcggcg taatcggaggtcgggtatgagttcttccgaggctcccgcgccgacttcttctgaagctccggtgtcgagttctttggttgcctctgtcctgagctgtaccgctcctccggtgcggagttcttccatggctctagccccggcttcttccgcggctccattgtcggctgtcccgctcccgtcgccgggtggcagggacgtcttcgccgtcgtggttccccctgcgaggctttctcttggcttcgcgaagaaaaaagtagtcgg GACATGTTTGCCGCCGCCACGGACACGACCTACACGACGCTGGTATGGGCCATGGCCGAGCTCATCAACCACCCACACGAGATGCGCAAGGTCCAGGACGAGAtccgcgcggccgtcgccgtcgccggcggCGACCGCGTCACCGAGGACCACCTTGAGAAGCTGCGCTACCTCAGGTGCGTCATCAAGGAGACGCTCCGGCTGCGGACGCCGCTGCCGCTCCTGCTGCCCCATGAGACGACCGTGGACACGGAGCTGCTCGGCTACCACGTCCCAGCGCGCACCCGCGTCATCGTCAACGCCTGGGCCATCGCGCGGGACCCCGCGACTTGGGAGCGCGCGGACGAGTTCGTGCCGGAGCGGTTCGCCGGCGACGACCTCACGACGGACTACTTGCTCGGGCAGGACTTCAGGTTCGTGCCGTTCGGCGCTGGAAGAAGAGGGTGTCCAGGGGTGGGGTTCTCTGTGCCGGTCATGGAGCTGGCGCTGTCGAGCTTGCTGTATCACTTTGACTGGGAGCTGCCGGCTGGAGGACCGTCGAAGCTGGAGATGGACGAGCTGA
- the LOC136553284 gene encoding uncharacterized protein isoform X1 codes for MDVSPLLALLLVALLSLLLFLSTGTGRKTLGGDGRRRLPPSPRGFPILGHLPLLGPLPHRKLWAMAQAHGPVMLLRFGRVPTVVASSEAAAQEVMKTHDLAFASRPRMRMAERLVYGRDVAFVPYGEHWRQGRRVCVLHLLSQRRVTSFRHAREQEVASMLARVRRDGGGAVNLTTQIISYTNGIISRAAFGDKGGSYYDGPDGGEKLTKLFADFEGLLGTVTMGDFVPWLAWVDALMGLDAKATRTSAEMDAFLERVISDHRQRRRGGHRDGDDHLDFVDVLLDVNDDEADASGAKFDDVAIKAIILELGWNFVDPIPLDVLPAMAETGDRLAGTSAISKSQTFTALPGVSFRFVDVYEEYVPRLVSRSPRSVPKRGRIDRSSSGLPVSKKPRKPSTPSGTPVVASMLLAGALVSLAEEEEDDEVPLIMRRNRRSGMSSSEAPAPTSSEAPVSSSLVASVLSCTAPPVRSSSMALAPASSAAPLSAVPLPSPGGRDVFAVVVPPARLSLGFAKKKVVGTCLPPPRTRPTRRWYGPWPSSSTTHTRCARSRTRSARPSPSPAATASPRTTLRSCATSGASSRRRSGCGRRCRSCCPMRRPWTRSCSATTSQRAPASSSTPGPSRGTPRLGSARTSSCRSGSPATTSRRTTCSGRTSGSCRSALEEEGVQGWGSLCRSWSWRCRACCITLTGSCRLEDRRSWRWTS; via the exons CGTGTCACCGCTCCTTGCACTGCTGCTCGTTGCCCTCCTCTCcctgctcctcttcctctccacCGGGACCGGGAGGAAGACGCTGGGCGGTGATGGCCGGCGGCGGCTGCCGCCGTCGCCTCGGGGCTTTCCTATCCTGGGACACCTGCCTCTTCTCGGCCCCCTGCCGCACCGGAAGCTGTGGGCAATGGCGCAGGCGCACGGCCCGGTGATGCTCCTCCGCTTCGGCCGCGTGCCCACGGTGGTGGCCTCGTCGGAGGCCGCGGCGCAGGAGGTGATGAAGACCCACGACCTGGCGTTCGCGAGCCGCCCCAGGATGCGCATGGCCGAGCGCCTCGTCTACGGCCGCGACGTGGCCTTCGTCCCCTACGGCGAGCACTGGCGCCAGGGCCGCCGCGTCTGCGTGCTCCACCTCCTCAGCCAGCGCCGCGTCACCTCCTTCCGCCACGCCCGGGAGCAGGAGGTCGCCTCGATGCTCGCCCGCGTCcgccgcgacggcggcggcgccgtgaACCTCACCACCCAAATCATCTCCTACACCAACGGCATCATCTCCCGCGCCGCGTTCGGCGACAAAGGAGGGAGCTACTACGACGGCCCCGACGGCGGCGAGAAGCTCACGAAGCTGTTCGCCGACTTCGAGGGGCTCCTGGGGACCGTCACCATGGGGGACTTCGTGCCGTGGCTGGCGTGGGTCGACGCGCTCATGGGGCTGGACGCCAAGGCCACGCGCACGTCCGCGGAGATGGACGCCTTCCTCGAGCGGGTCATCTCGGACCACCGACAGAGGCGCCGTGGCGGCCACCGTGACGGCGACGATCACCTGGACTTCGTCGACGTGCTGTTGGACGTGAACGACGACGAGGCGGACGCCAGTGGAGCCAAATTTGACGACGTGGCCATCAAGGCCATTATCCTG gagcttgggtggaactttgtcgatccgatcccccttgatgttctccctgccatggcggagactggggatcgtctagctggtacttctgcaattagtaagtctcaaacatttacagcccttcctggggtttctttcagatttgttgatgtatatgaagaatatgttcctcgtctagtctcTCGtagtcctcgcagtgtcccgaagagggggcgaatagacaggtcttcatctggcttgcctgtctccaagaagcctcgcaaaccaagtactccctcaggtactccagttgttgctagcatgctcttag caggtgctctggtttcattggctgaggaagaagaggatgatgaagtccccctcatcatgcggcg taatcggaggtcgggtatgagttcttccgaggctcccgcgccgacttcttctgaagctccggtgtcgagttctttggttgcctctgtcctgagctgtaccgctcctccggtgcggagttcttccatggctctagccccggcttcttccgcggctccattgtcggctgtcccgctcccgtcgccgggtggcagggacgtcttcgccgtcgtggttccccctgcgaggctttctcttggcttcgcgaagaaaaaagtagtcgg GACATGTTTGCCGCCGCCACGGACACGACCTACACGACGCTGGTATGGGCCATGGCCGAGCTCATCAACCACCCACACGAGATGCGCAAGGTCCAGGACGAGAtccgcgcggccgtcgccgtcgccggcggCGACCGCGTCACCGAGGACCACCTTGAGAAGCTGCGCTACCTCAGGTGCGTCATCAAGGAGACGCTCCGGCTGCGGACGCCGCTGCCGCTCCTGCTGCCCCATGAGACGACCGTGGACACGGAGCTGCTCGGCTACCACGTCCCAGCGCGCACCCGCGTCATCGTCAACGCCTGGGCCATCGCGCGGGACCCCGCGACTTGGGAGCGCGCGGACGAGTTCGTGCCGGAGCGGTTCGCCGGCGACGACCTCACGACGGACTACTTGCTCGGGCAGGACTTCAGGTTCGTGCCGTTCGGCGCTGGAAGAAGAGGGTGTCCAGGGGTGGGGTTCTCTGTGCCGGTCATGGAGCTGGCGCTGTCGAGCTTGCTGTATCACTTTGACTGGGAGCTGCCGGCTGGAGGACCGTCGAAGCTGGAGATGGACGAGCTGA
- the LOC136553284 gene encoding uncharacterized protein isoform X2 translates to MDVSPLLALLLVALLSLLLFLSTGTGRKTLGGDGRRRLPPSPRGFPILGHLPLLGPLPHRKLWAMAQAHGPVMLLRFGRVPTVVASSEAAAQEVMKTHDLAFASRPRMRMAERLVYGRDVAFVPYGEHWRQGRRVCVLHLLSQRRVTSFRHAREQEVASMLARVRRDGGGAVNLTTQIISYTNGIISRAAFGDKGGSYYDGPDGGEKLTKLFADFEGLLGTVTMGDFVPWLAWVDALMGLDAKATRTSAEMDAFLERVISDHRQRRRGGHRDGDDHLDFVDVLLDVNDDEADASGAKFDDVAIKAIILELGWNFVDPIPLDVLPAMAETGDRLAGTSAISKSQTFTALPGVSFRFVDVYEEYVPRLVSRSPRSVPKRGRIDRSSSGLPVSKKPRKPSTPSGTPVVASMLLGALVSLAEEEEDDEVPLIMRRNRRSGMSSSEAPAPTSSEAPVSSSLVASVLSCTAPPVRSSSMALAPASSAAPLSAVPLPSPGGRDVFAVVVPPARLSLGFAKKKVVGTCLPPPRTRPTRRWYGPWPSSSTTHTRCARSRTRSARPSPSPAATASPRTTLRSCATSGASSRRRSGCGRRCRSCCPMRRPWTRSCSATTSQRAPASSSTPGPSRGTPRLGSARTSSCRSGSPATTSRRTTCSGRTSGSCRSALEEEGVQGWGSLCRSWSWRCRACCITLTGSCRLEDRRSWRWTS, encoded by the exons CGTGTCACCGCTCCTTGCACTGCTGCTCGTTGCCCTCCTCTCcctgctcctcttcctctccacCGGGACCGGGAGGAAGACGCTGGGCGGTGATGGCCGGCGGCGGCTGCCGCCGTCGCCTCGGGGCTTTCCTATCCTGGGACACCTGCCTCTTCTCGGCCCCCTGCCGCACCGGAAGCTGTGGGCAATGGCGCAGGCGCACGGCCCGGTGATGCTCCTCCGCTTCGGCCGCGTGCCCACGGTGGTGGCCTCGTCGGAGGCCGCGGCGCAGGAGGTGATGAAGACCCACGACCTGGCGTTCGCGAGCCGCCCCAGGATGCGCATGGCCGAGCGCCTCGTCTACGGCCGCGACGTGGCCTTCGTCCCCTACGGCGAGCACTGGCGCCAGGGCCGCCGCGTCTGCGTGCTCCACCTCCTCAGCCAGCGCCGCGTCACCTCCTTCCGCCACGCCCGGGAGCAGGAGGTCGCCTCGATGCTCGCCCGCGTCcgccgcgacggcggcggcgccgtgaACCTCACCACCCAAATCATCTCCTACACCAACGGCATCATCTCCCGCGCCGCGTTCGGCGACAAAGGAGGGAGCTACTACGACGGCCCCGACGGCGGCGAGAAGCTCACGAAGCTGTTCGCCGACTTCGAGGGGCTCCTGGGGACCGTCACCATGGGGGACTTCGTGCCGTGGCTGGCGTGGGTCGACGCGCTCATGGGGCTGGACGCCAAGGCCACGCGCACGTCCGCGGAGATGGACGCCTTCCTCGAGCGGGTCATCTCGGACCACCGACAGAGGCGCCGTGGCGGCCACCGTGACGGCGACGATCACCTGGACTTCGTCGACGTGCTGTTGGACGTGAACGACGACGAGGCGGACGCCAGTGGAGCCAAATTTGACGACGTGGCCATCAAGGCCATTATCCTG gagcttgggtggaactttgtcgatccgatcccccttgatgttctccctgccatggcggagactggggatcgtctagctggtacttctgcaattagtaagtctcaaacatttacagcccttcctggggtttctttcagatttgttgatgtatatgaagaatatgttcctcgtctagtctcTCGtagtcctcgcagtgtcccgaagagggggcgaatagacaggtcttcatctggcttgcctgtctccaagaagcctcgcaaaccaagtactccctcaggtactccagttgttgctagcatgctcttag gtgctctggtttcattggctgaggaagaagaggatgatgaagtccccctcatcatgcggcg taatcggaggtcgggtatgagttcttccgaggctcccgcgccgacttcttctgaagctccggtgtcgagttctttggttgcctctgtcctgagctgtaccgctcctccggtgcggagttcttccatggctctagccccggcttcttccgcggctccattgtcggctgtcccgctcccgtcgccgggtggcagggacgtcttcgccgtcgtggttccccctgcgaggctttctcttggcttcgcgaagaaaaaagtagtcgg GACATGTTTGCCGCCGCCACGGACACGACCTACACGACGCTGGTATGGGCCATGGCCGAGCTCATCAACCACCCACACGAGATGCGCAAGGTCCAGGACGAGAtccgcgcggccgtcgccgtcgccggcggCGACCGCGTCACCGAGGACCACCTTGAGAAGCTGCGCTACCTCAGGTGCGTCATCAAGGAGACGCTCCGGCTGCGGACGCCGCTGCCGCTCCTGCTGCCCCATGAGACGACCGTGGACACGGAGCTGCTCGGCTACCACGTCCCAGCGCGCACCCGCGTCATCGTCAACGCCTGGGCCATCGCGCGGGACCCCGCGACTTGGGAGCGCGCGGACGAGTTCGTGCCGGAGCGGTTCGCCGGCGACGACCTCACGACGGACTACTTGCTCGGGCAGGACTTCAGGTTCGTGCCGTTCGGCGCTGGAAGAAGAGGGTGTCCAGGGGTGGGGTTCTCTGTGCCGGTCATGGAGCTGGCGCTGTCGAGCTTGCTGTATCACTTTGACTGGGAGCTGCCGGCTGGAGGACCGTCGAAGCTGGAGATGGACGAGCTGA
- the LOC136553284 gene encoding cytochrome P450 71A1-like isoform X11, whose translation MDVSPLLALLLVALLSLLLFLSTGTGRKTLGGDGRRRLPPSPRGFPILGHLPLLGPLPHRKLWAMAQAHGPVMLLRFGRVPTVVASSEAAAQEVMKTHDLAFASRPRMRMAERLVYGRDVAFVPYGEHWRQGRRVCVLHLLSQRRVTSFRHAREQEVASMLARVRRDGGGAVNLTTQIISYTNGIISRAAFGDKGGSYYDGPDGGEKLTKLFADFEGLLGTVTMGDFVPWLAWVDALMGLDAKATRTSAEMDAFLERVISDHRQRRRGGHRDGDDHLDFVDVLLDVNDDEADASGAKFDDVAIKAIILELGWNFVDPIPLDVLPAMAETGDRLAGTSAISKSQTFTALPGVSFRFVDVYEEYVPRLVSRSPRSVPKRGRIDRSSSGLPVSKKPRKPSTPSGALVSLAEEEEDDEVPLIMRRTCLPPPRTRPTRRWYGPWPSSSTTHTRCARSRTRSARPSPSPAATASPRTTLRSCATSGASSRRRSGCGRRCRSCCPMRRPWTRSCSATTSQRAPASSSTPGPSRGTPRLGSARTSSCRSGSPATTSRRTTCSGRTSGSCRSALEEEGVQGWGSLCRSWSWRCRACCITLTGSCRLEDRRSWRWTS comes from the exons CGTGTCACCGCTCCTTGCACTGCTGCTCGTTGCCCTCCTCTCcctgctcctcttcctctccacCGGGACCGGGAGGAAGACGCTGGGCGGTGATGGCCGGCGGCGGCTGCCGCCGTCGCCTCGGGGCTTTCCTATCCTGGGACACCTGCCTCTTCTCGGCCCCCTGCCGCACCGGAAGCTGTGGGCAATGGCGCAGGCGCACGGCCCGGTGATGCTCCTCCGCTTCGGCCGCGTGCCCACGGTGGTGGCCTCGTCGGAGGCCGCGGCGCAGGAGGTGATGAAGACCCACGACCTGGCGTTCGCGAGCCGCCCCAGGATGCGCATGGCCGAGCGCCTCGTCTACGGCCGCGACGTGGCCTTCGTCCCCTACGGCGAGCACTGGCGCCAGGGCCGCCGCGTCTGCGTGCTCCACCTCCTCAGCCAGCGCCGCGTCACCTCCTTCCGCCACGCCCGGGAGCAGGAGGTCGCCTCGATGCTCGCCCGCGTCcgccgcgacggcggcggcgccgtgaACCTCACCACCCAAATCATCTCCTACACCAACGGCATCATCTCCCGCGCCGCGTTCGGCGACAAAGGAGGGAGCTACTACGACGGCCCCGACGGCGGCGAGAAGCTCACGAAGCTGTTCGCCGACTTCGAGGGGCTCCTGGGGACCGTCACCATGGGGGACTTCGTGCCGTGGCTGGCGTGGGTCGACGCGCTCATGGGGCTGGACGCCAAGGCCACGCGCACGTCCGCGGAGATGGACGCCTTCCTCGAGCGGGTCATCTCGGACCACCGACAGAGGCGCCGTGGCGGCCACCGTGACGGCGACGATCACCTGGACTTCGTCGACGTGCTGTTGGACGTGAACGACGACGAGGCGGACGCCAGTGGAGCCAAATTTGACGACGTGGCCATCAAGGCCATTATCCTG gagcttgggtggaactttgtcgatccgatcccccttgatgttctccctgccatggcggagactggggatcgtctagctggtacttctgcaattagtaagtctcaaacatttacagcccttcctggggtttctttcagatttgttgatgtatatgaagaatatgttcctcgtctagtctcTCGtagtcctcgcagtgtcccgaagagggggcgaatagacaggtcttcatctggcttgcctgtctccaagaagcctcgcaaaccaagtactccctcag gtgctctggtttcattggctgaggaagaagaggatgatgaagtccccctcatcatgcggcg GACATGTTTGCCGCCGCCACGGACACGACCTACACGACGCTGGTATGGGCCATGGCCGAGCTCATCAACCACCCACACGAGATGCGCAAGGTCCAGGACGAGAtccgcgcggccgtcgccgtcgccggcggCGACCGCGTCACCGAGGACCACCTTGAGAAGCTGCGCTACCTCAGGTGCGTCATCAAGGAGACGCTCCGGCTGCGGACGCCGCTGCCGCTCCTGCTGCCCCATGAGACGACCGTGGACACGGAGCTGCTCGGCTACCACGTCCCAGCGCGCACCCGCGTCATCGTCAACGCCTGGGCCATCGCGCGGGACCCCGCGACTTGGGAGCGCGCGGACGAGTTCGTGCCGGAGCGGTTCGCCGGCGACGACCTCACGACGGACTACTTGCTCGGGCAGGACTTCAGGTTCGTGCCGTTCGGCGCTGGAAGAAGAGGGTGTCCAGGGGTGGGGTTCTCTGTGCCGGTCATGGAGCTGGCGCTGTCGAGCTTGCTGTATCACTTTGACTGGGAGCTGCCGGCTGGAGGACCGTCGAAGCTGGAGATGGACGAGCTGA
- the LOC136553284 gene encoding cytochrome P450 71A1-like isoform X10 produces MDVSPLLALLLVALLSLLLFLSTGTGRKTLGGDGRRRLPPSPRGFPILGHLPLLGPLPHRKLWAMAQAHGPVMLLRFGRVPTVVASSEAAAQEVMKTHDLAFASRPRMRMAERLVYGRDVAFVPYGEHWRQGRRVCVLHLLSQRRVTSFRHAREQEVASMLARVRRDGGGAVNLTTQIISYTNGIISRAAFGDKGGSYYDGPDGGEKLTKLFADFEGLLGTVTMGDFVPWLAWVDALMGLDAKATRTSAEMDAFLERVISDHRQRRRGGHRDGDDHLDFVDVLLDVNDDEADASGAKFDDVAIKAIILELGWNFVDPIPLDVLPAMAETGDRLAGTSAISKSQTFTALPGVSFRFVDVYEEYVPRLVSRSPRSVPKRGRIDRSSSGLPVSKKPRKPSTPSAGALVSLAEEEEDDEVPLIMRRTCLPPPRTRPTRRWYGPWPSSSTTHTRCARSRTRSARPSPSPAATASPRTTLRSCATSGASSRRRSGCGRRCRSCCPMRRPWTRSCSATTSQRAPASSSTPGPSRGTPRLGSARTSSCRSGSPATTSRRTTCSGRTSGSCRSALEEEGVQGWGSLCRSWSWRCRACCITLTGSCRLEDRRSWRWTS; encoded by the exons CGTGTCACCGCTCCTTGCACTGCTGCTCGTTGCCCTCCTCTCcctgctcctcttcctctccacCGGGACCGGGAGGAAGACGCTGGGCGGTGATGGCCGGCGGCGGCTGCCGCCGTCGCCTCGGGGCTTTCCTATCCTGGGACACCTGCCTCTTCTCGGCCCCCTGCCGCACCGGAAGCTGTGGGCAATGGCGCAGGCGCACGGCCCGGTGATGCTCCTCCGCTTCGGCCGCGTGCCCACGGTGGTGGCCTCGTCGGAGGCCGCGGCGCAGGAGGTGATGAAGACCCACGACCTGGCGTTCGCGAGCCGCCCCAGGATGCGCATGGCCGAGCGCCTCGTCTACGGCCGCGACGTGGCCTTCGTCCCCTACGGCGAGCACTGGCGCCAGGGCCGCCGCGTCTGCGTGCTCCACCTCCTCAGCCAGCGCCGCGTCACCTCCTTCCGCCACGCCCGGGAGCAGGAGGTCGCCTCGATGCTCGCCCGCGTCcgccgcgacggcggcggcgccgtgaACCTCACCACCCAAATCATCTCCTACACCAACGGCATCATCTCCCGCGCCGCGTTCGGCGACAAAGGAGGGAGCTACTACGACGGCCCCGACGGCGGCGAGAAGCTCACGAAGCTGTTCGCCGACTTCGAGGGGCTCCTGGGGACCGTCACCATGGGGGACTTCGTGCCGTGGCTGGCGTGGGTCGACGCGCTCATGGGGCTGGACGCCAAGGCCACGCGCACGTCCGCGGAGATGGACGCCTTCCTCGAGCGGGTCATCTCGGACCACCGACAGAGGCGCCGTGGCGGCCACCGTGACGGCGACGATCACCTGGACTTCGTCGACGTGCTGTTGGACGTGAACGACGACGAGGCGGACGCCAGTGGAGCCAAATTTGACGACGTGGCCATCAAGGCCATTATCCTG gagcttgggtggaactttgtcgatccgatcccccttgatgttctccctgccatggcggagactggggatcgtctagctggtacttctgcaattagtaagtctcaaacatttacagcccttcctggggtttctttcagatttgttgatgtatatgaagaatatgttcctcgtctagtctcTCGtagtcctcgcagtgtcccgaagagggggcgaatagacaggtcttcatctggcttgcctgtctccaagaagcctcgcaaaccaagtactccctcag caggtgctctggtttcattggctgaggaagaagaggatgatgaagtccccctcatcatgcggcg GACATGTTTGCCGCCGCCACGGACACGACCTACACGACGCTGGTATGGGCCATGGCCGAGCTCATCAACCACCCACACGAGATGCGCAAGGTCCAGGACGAGAtccgcgcggccgtcgccgtcgccggcggCGACCGCGTCACCGAGGACCACCTTGAGAAGCTGCGCTACCTCAGGTGCGTCATCAAGGAGACGCTCCGGCTGCGGACGCCGCTGCCGCTCCTGCTGCCCCATGAGACGACCGTGGACACGGAGCTGCTCGGCTACCACGTCCCAGCGCGCACCCGCGTCATCGTCAACGCCTGGGCCATCGCGCGGGACCCCGCGACTTGGGAGCGCGCGGACGAGTTCGTGCCGGAGCGGTTCGCCGGCGACGACCTCACGACGGACTACTTGCTCGGGCAGGACTTCAGGTTCGTGCCGTTCGGCGCTGGAAGAAGAGGGTGTCCAGGGGTGGGGTTCTCTGTGCCGGTCATGGAGCTGGCGCTGTCGAGCTTGCTGTATCACTTTGACTGGGAGCTGCCGGCTGGAGGACCGTCGAAGCTGGAGATGGACGAGCTGA